One genomic segment of Candidatus Desulfatibia profunda includes these proteins:
- a CDS encoding caspase family protein, producing MKRSLHIGINDYPGTGSDLSGCVNDANDWKENLEARGFQTLALLDAEASKSNMIEALSKIVGDTGHDDIAVITYSGHGTWVPDEDGDEVDGRDEAFCPHDITRGQILTDDELYEILSKRARGARIIVISDSCHSGTVTRACNLMPGTASDYQAFQKIRFLAPEIYIKNDEVRLRRARRAEKVKANGKIRAAAVLLSGCKDEEYSYDALFNGRSNGAFTYTALQTLMNLPGNATYSDWHREIRKILPNVNYPQTPQLSGSWQQRTKWRVLAE from the coding sequence ATGAAACGATCACTTCACATCGGAATCAACGACTACCCTGGTACAGGTAGCGATCTCTCCGGTTGCGTTAACGATGCCAATGACTGGAAAGAGAATCTGGAGGCCCGCGGATTCCAGACACTCGCGCTTCTCGACGCCGAAGCCTCCAAGAGCAATATGATTGAGGCCCTATCCAAGATCGTGGGCGACACAGGCCATGATGATATCGCTGTCATCACTTACTCGGGACATGGCACCTGGGTGCCGGATGAAGACGGCGACGAAGTAGATGGGCGCGATGAGGCTTTTTGCCCACATGATATCACTCGGGGACAGATCCTGACAGACGACGAGCTTTACGAGATCTTGAGCAAACGAGCGCGAGGGGCTCGGATCATTGTTATCAGCGACTCGTGCCATTCAGGAACTGTAACTAGAGCATGCAACCTAATGCCGGGAACCGCAAGCGATTACCAGGCCTTTCAGAAAATCCGGTTCCTGGCACCGGAAATCTACATCAAAAATGACGAAGTTCGCTTGAGAAGGGCGCGGCGAGCGGAAAAGGTTAAGGCCAATGGGAAAATCCGGGCAGCGGCTGTTCTGCTCTCTGGTTGCAAGGACGAGGAGTACAGCTACGACGCTTTGTTCAATGGACGATCAAACGGAGCATTCACCTATACGGCGCTGCAGACACTCATGAACCTGCCGGGCAATGCTACTTATAGCGATTGGCACAGGGAGATTCGAAAAATATTGCCCAACGTCAATTATCCTCAGACACCCCAACTTTCCGGTTCCTGGCAGCAGCGGACCAAATGGCGTGTCCTTGCAGAGTAA
- a CDS encoding DUF86 domain-containing protein, translating to MYDRDLVREILSQILKALDTVIHRFDPVKTLADFSGSPAGMEKLDAICMQLIAIGEGLKNVDKITSNSLFSQYPEINWKGAKAMRDIISHHYFEIDAEIIFEVCQNKIKPLCNTIKKILDNL from the coding sequence ATGTATGACAGGGATCTCGTGAGAGAAATCTTATCCCAGATACTCAAAGCCCTGGATACTGTTATCCACCGGTTTGACCCTGTAAAAACATTGGCCGACTTTTCAGGTTCACCCGCAGGAATGGAAAAGCTTGATGCGATATGCATGCAATTGATTGCAATCGGTGAAGGCTTAAAAAATGTGGATAAAATCACCAGCAATTCTCTATTCTCCCAATATCCCGAAATTAACTGGAAAGGCGCGAAGGCCATGAGGGATATCATCAGTCATCATTATTTCGAAATTGATGCTGAAATAATTTTTGAAGTCTGCCAAAACAAAATAAAACCGTTGTGCAATACCATCAAGAAAATCTTGGATAATTTGTAA
- a CDS encoding Hsp20/alpha crystallin family protein has translation MEYIKIRFTNDVDRLSSEFEKTFEEMFRSINPRFILSERTWKPQMDIYETPDEIIILAEIAGVSKENLELEISSKAVRIYGNRMEFPRIENATYRLAEIQYGKFERILFLPTPIDPEVVSASYSNGFLQVRLAKLVLDKTHKIPISER, from the coding sequence ATGGAATATATCAAGATTCGATTCACCAACGATGTTGACCGGCTCAGTTCCGAGTTCGAAAAAACCTTTGAGGAAATGTTTCGATCGATCAATCCCAGGTTTATACTTTCGGAACGGACATGGAAACCTCAAATGGATATCTATGAGACCCCCGATGAGATCATCATTCTGGCAGAAATTGCCGGGGTCAGCAAAGAGAATCTCGAACTGGAAATCAGCAGCAAGGCTGTCAGGATTTATGGTAACCGCATGGAATTTCCAAGGATCGAAAACGCTACATACAGACTGGCGGAAATCCAGTACGGTAAATTTGAGCGGATCCTGTTTCTCCCGACTCCAATTGATCCTGAAGTCGTGTCGGCATCCTATTCAAACGGCTTTCTTCAGGTCCGTCTTGCCAAACTTGTGCTGGATAAAACCCACAAGATACCGATTTCGGAAAGATAA
- a CDS encoding nucleotidyltransferase domain-containing protein, translated as MEQSEILIKLEQYKKNNQGKYRFSKIGIFGSVAKGTAGEKSDIDIVIEQKEPDLFLLGTIKTDLEDEFGRKVDIIRIRKEMNVFLRKRIEQEAIYV; from the coding sequence ATGGAACAATCGGAAATATTAATAAAATTAGAGCAATACAAAAAAAACAACCAGGGAAAATATCGTTTTAGCAAAATAGGGATATTTGGTTCCGTTGCAAAAGGAACGGCAGGGGAAAAAAGCGATATTGATATCGTTATTGAGCAGAAAGAACCGGACCTGTTCCTTTTGGGAACCATTAAAACGGATCTGGAAGACGAATTTGGCAGAAAAGTTGATATTATTCGAATTCGTAAAGAGATGAATGTGTTTTTAAGAAAGAGAATCGAGCAAGAGGCTATTTATGTATGA
- a CDS encoding adenylate/guanylate cyclase domain-containing protein has protein sequence MLGNVHLDPDPDGIYRRVKLFGVFDGKVLPSLGLGTYLAANPQGRIRIDYNKLDIGGTIVPIDRQGNAVLRYRGPSGTHKAYSAAAILQSEIRMLSGETPTIVEKDAFKDKYVLFGFSAPGLYDLRSAPVSGVYPGVEIQATMLDNFISEDFMQTVPSGLIVVLVIILALAGAAGVSIFSSVTGSVAIGAISVTLPVLLALGAYVAGFWLPLVVQEVAAVVSIVLALVVNYATEGRQKRFIKSAFKQYLSPEVIEQLIQQPERLKLGGERRVLSIFFSDLQGFTSISEGLLPEELTALLNDYLSAMTDIIYEEGGTVDKYEGDAIIAFWNAPLEVSGHAVRAVRAALRCQARLAQMRPEFKDRIGKDMFMRIGINTGPAVVGNMGSHNRFNYTMLGDAVNLAARLEGVNKQFGTYTIISRSTRDMLAGVFSARELSRVAVVGRKEPVTVFEPMFLEEYEVRKDIFETFAQGLALFYEGDFSKALKIFSAIHDLDSAAAAYLC, from the coding sequence GTGCTGGGCAATGTTCATCTCGATCCTGACCCGGACGGGATCTACCGCCGTGTCAAGCTGTTTGGTGTTTTTGATGGCAAGGTTTTGCCTTCCCTGGGTCTGGGGACTTACCTGGCGGCAAATCCGCAAGGCCGGATCCGGATCGATTACAATAAGCTGGATATCGGAGGAACGATCGTACCGATAGACAGGCAGGGCAATGCTGTTTTGCGCTACCGGGGGCCCTCGGGCACGCACAAGGCATACAGTGCGGCCGCGATACTGCAGTCCGAAATCCGGATGCTTTCCGGCGAAACGCCCACAATTGTCGAAAAAGATGCGTTCAAGGACAAATATGTGCTGTTTGGATTTTCGGCGCCGGGTCTGTATGACCTTCGTTCGGCGCCCGTCAGCGGCGTATATCCCGGGGTAGAGATCCAGGCAACCATGCTCGATAATTTTATTTCCGAAGATTTTATGCAGACGGTACCCTCCGGGCTAATTGTCGTGCTTGTTATCATTTTGGCCCTGGCCGGTGCGGCGGGGGTCTCTATTTTCAGTAGTGTCACGGGAAGCGTGGCAATCGGTGCGATATCGGTGACTTTACCGGTGCTGCTTGCCCTGGGGGCATACGTGGCCGGGTTCTGGCTGCCGCTGGTGGTCCAGGAAGTTGCCGCAGTCGTGTCAATTGTCCTGGCGCTGGTAGTCAACTACGCTACCGAAGGCCGCCAAAAACGGTTCATTAAAAGTGCGTTTAAACAGTATCTCAGCCCGGAAGTTATCGAGCAGCTCATCCAGCAACCGGAACGGTTGAAACTGGGCGGTGAACGCAGGGTTCTTTCCATCTTCTTTTCGGATTTGCAGGGCTTTACCTCCATATCCGAGGGGCTTTTGCCCGAAGAACTCACCGCACTGTTAAACGATTATCTTTCAGCCATGACCGATATTATTTATGAAGAGGGGGGCACCGTAGACAAGTATGAAGGTGATGCCATTATCGCCTTTTGGAACGCACCCCTGGAAGTGAGCGGACATGCGGTGCGGGCTGTCCGGGCTGCGCTGCGCTGCCAGGCCCGCCTGGCACAGATGCGGCCGGAATTCAAGGATCGGATCGGTAAAGACATGTTTATGCGCATCGGCATCAACACCGGTCCGGCCGTGGTCGGCAACATGGGCTCGCACAACCGCTTCAACTACACCATGCTGGGCGACGCCGTGAACCTGGCGGCCCGATTGGAAGGCGTCAACAAGCAGTTCGGCACCTACACCATCATTTCACGGTCAACCAGGGACATGCTCGCCGGCGTGTTTTCCGCACGGGAACTGTCCAGGGTGGCCGTGGTGGGCCGCAAGGAACCGGTTACTGTTTTTGAGCCCATGTTTTTAGAAGAATATGAAGTTCGCAAAGATATTTTCGAAACATTTGCCCAAGGCTTGGCGTTGTTTTATGAAGGCGATTTTTCAAAAGCTTTAAAGATTTTTTCCGCCATTCACGATCTTGATTCGGCCGCGGCCGCCTATCTATGCTGA
- a CDS encoding pyruvate synthase subunit beta, giving the protein MTQLNIPDEDYMYPGHVGCPGCGAAIAMKFALKAMGARTIVVIPACCWGVMAGQYPQSSLKVPILQTAFATAGATASGLRAALDMQGDTETTVMAWAGDGGTFDIGIQALSGAVERNEDFVYACYDNEAYMNTGVQRSSATPFGTRTTTTPGEGWKKSRKKNMVEILAAHRIPYAATASIAFPEDMIRKFDKARQMKGGTRFLHVFASCPTGWRVPSELSVKIARLAVQTNIFPLYEVENGVNYTLNYRGARPAADYMKVQGRFKHLSDADFLKIQQMVDEDWQLLLRKVTHFSGN; this is encoded by the coding sequence ATGACCCAGTTGAATATTCCTGATGAAGATTACATGTACCCCGGGCATGTGGGCTGTCCCGGATGCGGTGCCGCCATTGCCATGAAGTTTGCGCTGAAGGCGATGGGGGCAAGAACCATCGTGGTGATTCCGGCCTGCTGTTGGGGCGTAATGGCAGGTCAATATCCTCAATCTTCCCTGAAGGTGCCGATTCTGCAAACAGCTTTTGCCACCGCCGGGGCTACGGCCAGCGGGTTGCGGGCCGCCCTGGACATGCAAGGCGACACGGAAACCACCGTGATGGCCTGGGCCGGGGACGGCGGCACCTTTGATATCGGTATCCAGGCCCTCAGCGGGGCCGTGGAGCGTAATGAAGATTTTGTTTATGCATGCTATGACAATGAAGCCTACATGAATACCGGCGTCCAGCGCAGTTCGGCCACGCCCTTTGGAACCCGCACCACCACAACGCCGGGTGAAGGCTGGAAAAAAAGTCGCAAGAAGAATATGGTTGAAATTCTGGCGGCCCACCGCATTCCTTATGCCGCCACCGCCAGCATCGCTTTCCCCGAAGACATGATCCGAAAGTTCGACAAGGCCAGGCAGATGAAAGGCGGGACAAGATTTTTGCATGTGTTTGCTTCCTGTCCCACGGGCTGGCGGGTTCCATCGGAGCTGTCGGTTAAAATCGCCCGGCTGGCGGTTCAAACCAACATCTTTCCCTTATATGAAGTCGAAAACGGTGTAAATTATACGCTGAACTACCGGGGAGCTCGCCCGGCCGCAGATTACATGAAGGTCCAGGGCCGTTTCAAACATCTAAGTGACGCTGATTTTCTCAAGATTCAGCAGATGGTGGATGAGGATTGGCAGCTCTTGCTGCGCAAGGTAACGCATTTTTCGGGGAACTAA
- a CDS encoding MFS transporter, protein MDKVINHSFKIVIASQYFIYFGVMGIFLPYFNLYCYHLDFSGFQIGLLSALRSVVTIMFALIWSALADRFQIRKPLYILCNFISTAIWAFYFFSTDFKAMLVITIFYAVFYAPIISFLEAFTMDVLGAEKKSYGRLRVWGSMAFIITVIALGRIIDLYSVEVIIALIFCGSLIQAAVSTKIPGMRIEKEAAFTLKAGVLCKRRVVVFLFCAFLMLVSHGAYYGFFSIHLENIGYGNTFIGIAWALATIAEITVMIKSDWIFKRFSMENVLIFSFMVAAFRWFALSWATSPPAILILQLLHALTYGTFHVASILYIDSLTPAEAKTLGQAANNAVTYGLGLMVGFFVSGYFFESLGSFRLFFISGFIALGGGLLFKGFQVMEHRGRC, encoded by the coding sequence ATGGATAAAGTTATCAATCATTCATTCAAAATCGTTATCGCCTCCCAATACTTTATATACTTCGGCGTTATGGGCATTTTTCTGCCCTATTTTAATCTCTATTGCTACCATCTCGATTTCAGCGGCTTTCAAATCGGCCTTCTGTCGGCGTTAAGGTCCGTGGTAACGATTATGTTTGCTCTGATCTGGAGTGCCCTGGCAGACCGGTTTCAGATCCGAAAGCCCCTGTATATCCTATGTAACTTTATCAGCACGGCCATATGGGCCTTTTATTTTTTCAGCACGGACTTCAAGGCCATGCTGGTCATTACCATCTTTTACGCGGTCTTTTATGCGCCGATTATCTCCTTTCTGGAAGCGTTTACCATGGATGTGTTAGGCGCGGAGAAGAAAAGCTACGGCCGCCTCCGAGTATGGGGCTCCATGGCCTTTATCATAACGGTCATTGCGCTGGGCAGGATTATCGATTTATATTCCGTAGAAGTAATTATCGCACTTATTTTTTGCGGTTCTTTGATCCAGGCCGCCGTTTCCACCAAAATTCCCGGCATGCGGATAGAAAAGGAGGCAGCATTCACCCTGAAAGCCGGAGTACTTTGCAAAAGGCGCGTTGTTGTTTTTCTGTTCTGCGCTTTTTTAATGCTGGTGAGCCATGGAGCCTACTATGGTTTCTTTTCCATCCATCTTGAAAATATAGGTTACGGCAACACATTTATCGGCATTGCCTGGGCCTTGGCGACAATCGCCGAAATCACGGTCATGATCAAATCGGACTGGATATTTAAACGTTTCTCCATGGAAAATGTTCTAATTTTTTCATTCATGGTGGCGGCCTTCAGATGGTTTGCCCTTTCTTGGGCAACATCACCGCCGGCGATCCTGATACTGCAACTGTTGCACGCCCTAACCTACGGCACCTTTCATGTGGCCAGCATTCTTTACATTGATTCGCTGACGCCGGCCGAGGCCAAAACCTTAGGGCAGGCTGCCAATAACGCCGTAACCTACGGCCTGGGGCTGATGGTTGGATTTTTTGTCAGCGGGTATTTTTTTGAAAGCCTGGGTTCTTTCAGGTTATTTTTTATAAGCGGATTCATCGCCCTCGGCGGAGGTCTGCTGTTTAAAGGCTTTCAGGTAATGGAACACCGCGGACGCTGCTAA
- a CDS encoding 2-oxoacid:acceptor oxidoreductase family protein, whose translation MLEIRFHGRGGQGTVVASILLAKAFFNAGHYVQTFPVFGVERRGAPVEAYLRLDQKKILIRSNVYTPDHVVVQDIKLLGNVNVCGGLRPGGSILINAKDVPENLEPFSGFRLAVVDATRIAVDNHLGTRTQPIINTAMIGAFARVLEMPPLDSVAAAIEKEIQVKTKQNVQAAQQAYERVNIYGLVN comes from the coding sequence ATGCTGGAAATCCGTTTTCACGGACGCGGCGGACAGGGTACCGTGGTAGCCTCGATCTTGCTGGCCAAGGCCTTTTTTAACGCCGGCCATTATGTTCAGACCTTTCCCGTCTTCGGTGTCGAAAGGCGGGGGGCGCCGGTGGAGGCGTATTTGCGGCTGGATCAAAAAAAGATTCTGATTCGCAGCAACGTATACACTCCGGACCATGTTGTTGTGCAGGACATTAAATTACTCGGTAACGTTAATGTCTGCGGCGGCCTCAGGCCGGGCGGCTCGATCTTGATAAATGCCAAAGATGTCCCGGAAAATCTCGAACCTTTTTCCGGTTTTCGCCTGGCGGTCGTAGATGCCACTCGCATTGCCGTCGATAATCATCTGGGCACCCGCACCCAACCCATTATCAATACCGCCATGATCGGCGCTTTTGCCCGGGTTCTTGAAATGCCCCCTCTGGATTCGGTTGCGGCCGCGATCGAAAAAGAAATTCAGGTTAAAACCAAGCAGAATGTCCAGGCAGCGCAACAGGCTTATGAACGCGTAAATATTTACGGCCTGGTAAATTGA
- a CDS encoding FAD-dependent oxidoreductase, with the protein MTKANESFEEVSIHISRSSMTTEVNKTGSWRFVRPKYDEKTAPCSAACPAGEDVARIEMLAGQGLFEAAVETVLLENPFPAVCGRVCFHPCENACNRAGLDEPVAIHSLERFLGDAAAGGGLRLSLDKLPDNGKKVCIVGSGPAGLAAAYFLTRLGFLCDVFEAGTEPGGLLRWGIPEYRLPASVLKHDIDRIENLGINIHCNTPVTRRFLKDAKQRYDAVFIGCGHGRSLQMGIAGEELASDGLGFLYHLRRGQISAAGGTAAVIGGGNAAVDVARSLVRLGTTVVLAYRRRRQDMPAFQSEVAMAVEEGVEIMELVAPVRIEADGGESVLTLQKIKVSAAQTGGGRARVVPDGETTRCLKVDRIFTAIGAEALEPWQLPPAENSQTLRMSHCTLTIKEQPMVFGGDLTNRLKSVTDAIASGKQAAMALDIFFKSGLEVIQERLSACLVGKGPALSMARYLGVGRTTRNSHIVLYDEINRDYFLPAARAAAIRLDVDKRMQSFAQIEQTLTSTQVLEETGRCFNCGICNDCDNCRLFCPEIAVTLTGTRRQVNLDYCKGCGICVVECPRNAMALEEEP; encoded by the coding sequence ATGACAAAAGCAAATGAATCCTTCGAGGAGGTTTCCATCCACATTTCTCGCTCGAGCATGACCACGGAAGTCAACAAGACCGGATCATGGCGGTTTGTGCGTCCGAAATACGACGAAAAGACGGCACCCTGCAGCGCGGCCTGCCCGGCCGGAGAGGATGTCGCTCGGATCGAAATGCTGGCAGGGCAGGGCTTGTTCGAGGCGGCGGTCGAGACCGTCCTGCTTGAAAATCCCTTCCCGGCGGTCTGCGGCCGGGTCTGTTTTCATCCCTGTGAAAACGCCTGCAACCGGGCCGGGCTGGACGAGCCCGTTGCCATCCACAGTCTTGAACGGTTTTTAGGTGATGCTGCTGCCGGCGGTGGTTTGAGGCTTTCTTTGGATAAACTGCCGGACAACGGTAAAAAAGTGTGTATCGTCGGGTCGGGTCCGGCAGGTCTGGCGGCCGCTTATTTTTTGACGCGTTTGGGGTTTTTGTGTGACGTTTTCGAGGCCGGTACCGAACCCGGCGGACTGCTGCGATGGGGAATCCCGGAATATCGCCTGCCGGCTTCTGTTTTAAAGCATGACATCGATCGGATCGAAAACTTAGGGATCAACATCCATTGTAATACCCCGGTGACCCGGCGCTTTTTAAAAGATGCCAAGCAGCGCTACGATGCCGTTTTTATCGGCTGCGGTCACGGCCGCAGTTTACAGATGGGGATTGCCGGAGAAGAGCTGGCCTCTGACGGTCTTGGGTTTCTCTATCACCTGCGGCGGGGACAGATCAGCGCTGCCGGTGGAACCGCAGCGGTTATCGGCGGCGGCAATGCCGCCGTCGACGTCGCCCGGTCCCTGGTTCGTTTGGGTACGACGGTGGTTCTGGCGTATCGCCGCCGCCGACAGGATATGCCGGCCTTTCAAAGCGAGGTCGCCATGGCTGTGGAGGAGGGCGTGGAAATCATGGAACTGGTTGCCCCGGTAAGGATCGAAGCCGATGGCGGGGAATCGGTTTTAACGCTGCAGAAGATAAAGGTCAGTGCCGCGCAGACCGGCGGCGGACGGGCGCGGGTGGTGCCGGACGGTGAAACGACCCGGTGCCTTAAGGTCGACAGAATTTTCACGGCCATTGGCGCCGAAGCATTGGAACCCTGGCAGTTGCCGCCGGCGGAAAACAGCCAAACCCTGAGGATGAGCCATTGCACGCTTACGATTAAAGAGCAGCCGATGGTGTTTGGCGGCGATTTGACCAATCGGCTGAAAAGCGTAACCGATGCCATCGCTTCCGGGAAACAGGCGGCCATGGCTCTGGACATATTCTTTAAAAGCGGGCTTGAGGTGATCCAAGAGCGGCTAAGTGCCTGCCTGGTCGGAAAGGGGCCGGCGCTTTCCATGGCAAGATATCTGGGGGTCGGACGAACCACCAGAAATTCCCATATCGTTTTGTATGACGAAATCAATCGCGATTATTTTTTGCCTGCGGCTCGAGCTGCAGCGATCCGTCTTGATGTTGACAAACGCATGCAATCCTTTGCCCAAATCGAACAAACTCTGACGAGCACTCAGGTCCTGGAAGAGACCGGGCGGTGTTTCAATTGCGGTATCTGTAACGACTGCGACAACTGCCGTCTTTTCTGCCCGGAGATTGCCGTAACACTTACAGGCACCCGTCGGCAGGTAAACCTGGATTACTGCAAGGGCTGCGGGATCTGCGTCGTGGAATGTCCCCGTAACGCCATGGCTTTGGAGGAGGAACCATGA
- the porA gene encoding pyruvate ferredoxin oxidoreductase: MRTVLEGSHAVSEAVRLARVQVMSAYPITPQTHIVEALSEYCAAGTMNARFICVESEHSAMAAVIGVSSGGVRTFTATSSQGLALMHELLHWASAARLPIVMAEVNRALAPGWNIWMDQTDSLAQRDTGWIQLYCEDGQEVFDTTLQAFRLAESVNLPVMVVLDAFFLSHTFEPVDVPDQETVDRFLPAFSPRISLDLSNPCAFGQMAGPAVYMEMRHDIQKAMQQVPARFEHIETEYAALFNRRYGPVEPVQCDDAEIIMVVTGTAASTCRQVISELRRQGEKVGMLKLRMFRPFPTDLIRRILGPARKVAVVDRNFSFGASGIFAQEIRAALCNRDGHPPVFGYIAGLGGRDVPPETLAQIYRMAKDSAAPEQESVWVGLRD, encoded by the coding sequence ATGAGAACGGTTTTAGAGGGAAGCCATGCCGTATCCGAAGCGGTAAGGCTGGCAAGGGTGCAGGTGATGTCAGCCTATCCCATCACTCCGCAGACGCATATTGTCGAGGCCCTGTCGGAATATTGCGCCGCAGGAACTATGAACGCCCGCTTTATCTGTGTGGAAAGCGAGCATTCGGCCATGGCGGCCGTGATCGGCGTTTCCAGCGGCGGCGTGCGGACCTTCACCGCCACTTCTTCGCAGGGACTGGCGCTGATGCATGAGCTGTTGCATTGGGCTTCAGCGGCTCGCCTGCCGATTGTTATGGCCGAAGTAAATCGTGCCCTGGCACCGGGATGGAACATCTGGATGGATCAGACCGACAGTCTGGCCCAGCGCGACACCGGCTGGATCCAGCTTTACTGCGAGGACGGCCAGGAAGTTTTCGACACGACCCTCCAGGCGTTTCGGCTGGCCGAAAGCGTGAACCTGCCGGTCATGGTGGTTCTGGATGCCTTTTTCCTTTCGCACACCTTTGAACCTGTGGATGTCCCTGATCAGGAGACGGTGGATCGTTTCCTGCCGGCGTTTTCTCCTCGTATCAGCCTCGACCTGTCGAATCCTTGTGCTTTTGGACAGATGGCGGGGCCGGCCGTCTATATGGAAATGCGCCACGACATCCAGAAGGCCATGCAACAAGTACCGGCACGGTTTGAGCACATCGAGACAGAGTATGCCGCCCTATTCAATCGCCGCTACGGGCCGGTCGAACCGGTCCAATGCGACGATGCCGAAATCATCATGGTCGTCACCGGTACGGCTGCCAGTACCTGTCGCCAGGTCATTTCTGAATTGCGCCGGCAGGGCGAAAAAGTCGGGATGCTCAAACTCAGGATGTTTCGACCGTTTCCCACGGATCTTATTCGCCGGATTTTAGGACCGGCCCGGAAGGTGGCGGTGGTCGACAGGAATTTTTCTTTTGGTGCCAGCGGCATCTTTGCCCAGGAAATCCGGGCGGCGCTGTGCAACCGTGACGGACACCCCCCGGTATTCGGTTATATTGCCGGACTCGGAGGACGCGATGTACCTCCGGAAACGCTTGCCCAGATTTATCGCATGGCAAAAGACAGTGCCGCACCGGAGCAGGAAAGTGTGTGGGTAGGCCTTAGGGATTGA